From Drosophila suzukii chromosome 2R, CBGP_Dsuzu_IsoJpt1.0, whole genome shotgun sequence, a single genomic window includes:
- the sona gene encoding A disintegrin and metalloproteinase with thrombospondin motifs like isoform X1 has product MSSTLVLITALLLASTICQALPDLHKQMSPEQLQSVFHVDTHDAVPHYELVQLLHHENHNYNHQRRRRSIGERVKVNAAPPPHHVKKDLSKNAYYSELKHEAMSSGGNHLFGPEVSAIKSHNVSFSAFGQHLNLSLRATQGLFKGAPHQLRMWTVGSEPNATHGLDLQEIAHEEHHRNDVGEVFQDEKNMAAILMRRHMETGDLIMEGSIGHDLVIKPLPHELSPNPEESHHIIYKREASAAEDQLSDFAFMEPDDLLASEKLERLQRRQRRSRRSAPSSPDFEDLNDEDEGALETEPQVSESRTRSRRQAPYIIYPEVLVIVDYDGYRLHGGDNLQVKRYFISFWNGVDLRYRLLKGPRIRISIAGIIISRGRDATPYLERNRVGRDAIDSAAALTDMGKYLFRERRLPVYDIAVAITKLDMCRRTSAYGECNRGTAGFAYVGGACVVNKRLEKVNSVAIIEDTGGFSGIIVAAHEVGHLLGAVHDGSPPPSYLGGPGAQRCRWEDGYIMSDLRHTERGFRWSACTVQSFHHFLNGDTATCLHNAPHEDSALGRSLPGTLLSLDAQCRRDRGTYACFKDERVCAQLFCFDAQTGYCVAYRPAAEGSACGNGYHCLDGRCTPLPSNIIPDYGHNYRLVYNQINNKKDSAEDIENSSEETESQEDENESNEDQDEGNTSSEEQEANQQDNKIEQSSAAGAAAVTSTTTAKTTTTTVRTTTTTVRPKSKKSFGYLHRSLPERQWTGPDNGVLVTTRISSSVSSSSSSGSGNTNDDPTATSTPKPRTTTTQTPNLFQLYTHELRKQIEYYLHMLQTQQHATKLQPEQQQQQSQQQQSIVEIPLVQKRLTNYSVTSSSSSSSNNNGAKQQPPNKDENQRQQQQQQQQHLQEQQQLQDGLPDEENEATAGIQSNEAIERQKRKFPTPPTAATSAAQTSATSAASATPTPATSATSATPAKSITTSSFLDAYFKKLQALHDGGSATTSTTTSVSSSVSSATSSKQQQHTQQQQPDGSAFLKRTPNRSSIKAYKPSSSSSSNSSSQPQQQQYATNYIGDTTNNLPAVLDNSNSASSTTETAKKPKIKTQKLIRRTRVM; this is encoded by the exons TTGCACAAACAAATGTCGCCGGAGCAGCTGCAGTCAGTCTTCCACGTGGACACCCACGATGCAGTGCCGCACTATGAGCTCGTTCAGCTGTTGCACCATGAAAACCACAACTACAACCaccagcggcggcggcggagcATCGGCGAGAGGGTAAAGGTCAACGCCGCACCGCCGCCCCACCACGTGAAAAAGGATCTCAGCAAGAATGCCTACTACAGCGAGCTGAAGCACGAGGCCATGTCCTCGGGCGGCAATCACCTGTTCGGACCGGAAGTGAGTGCCATCAAGTCGCACAACGTGTCCTTCAGCGCCTTCGGCCAGCACCTGAACCTCAGCCTGCGCGCCACCCAAGGACTCTTCAAAGGCGCGCCCCATCAGTTGCGCATGTGGACGGTGGGCAGCGAGCCCAACGCCACCCACGGACTGGACCTCCAGGAAATCGCCCACGAAGAG CATCACAGGAACGACGTGGGGGAAGTCTTTCAGGATGAGAAGAATATGGCTGCGATCTTGATGCGGCGCCACATGGAAACTGGCGACCTGATAATG GAGGGTAGTATCGGTCATGATCTGGTGATTAAGCCCCTGCCACACGAACTGAGTCCCAATCCCGAGGAGTCCCACCACATCATCTACAAACGGGAGGCCTCCGCTGCAGAAGACCAACTGAGTGACTTTG CCTTCATGGAACCTGATGATCTGCTGGCCAGCGAAAAGCTCGAGAGGTTGCAGCGCCGTCAGCGTCGCAGTCGACGCAGTGCGCCCAGTAGTCCCGACTTCGAGGATCTCAACGACGAGGACGAAGGAGCCCTGGAGACGGAACCCCAAGTCTCGGAATCCCGGACTCGATCCCGCCGCCAGGCCCCGTACATCATCTATCCCGAGGTCTTGGTTATCGTCGATTACGATGGCTATCGGCTGCATGGCGGCGATAATTTGCAG GTTAAGCGATACTTCATCTCGTTCTGGAACGGAGTGGATCTGCGCTATCGCCTGCTTAAGGGTCCAAGAATACGTATCAGCATTGCCGGCATTATCATTTCGAGG GGTCGTGATGCTACTCCCTATCTGGAACGTAATCGAGTGGGTCGGGATGCCATCGATTCGGCTGCTGCTCTCACGGACATGGGAAAATATCTGTTCCGCGAACGAAGACTGCCGGTCTACGATATTGCCGTTGCCATAACCAA ACTCGATATGTGCCGTCGCACCTCCGCTTATGGTGAATGTAATCGCGGTACCGCAG GCTTCGCTTACGTCGGTGGCGCATGCGTGGTGAACAAGCGACTGGAAAAGGTGAACAGCGTGGCCATCATCGAAGATACCGGCGGTTTCAGCGGCATTATCGTGGCTGCCCATGAGGTCGGACATCT GTTGGGAGCGGTGCATGACGGTTCGCCACCGCCCAGTTACTTGGGTGGACCAGGAGCCCAGCGGTGTCGCTGGGAGGATGGCTACATCATGTCCGATCTGCGTCACACGGAGCGGGGTTTCAGATGGTCCGCCTGCACGGTGCAGAGCTTCCACCACTTCCTGAA TGGAGATACGGCCACCTGCCTGCACAATGCCCCGCACGAGGACAGCGCCCTGGGTAGATCCTTGCCGGGAACCCTGCTCTCGCTAGACGCCCAGTGCCGCAGGGATCGGGGAACATATGCCTGTTTCAAAGACGAGCGAGTGTGTGCCCAGCTCTTCTGCTTCGACGCCCAGACGGGATACTGCGTGGCCTACAGACCTGCGGCAGAGGGTTCGGCCTGCGGTAATGGATAC CACTGTCTGGATGGTCGATGCACACCACTGCCCTCGAATATCATTCCCGATTACGGACACAACTATCGTTTGGTCTACAA TCAAATCAACAACAAGAAAGATTCTGCTGAGGATATTGAGAATAGTAGCGAGGAGACCGAGTCCCAGGAGGACGAGAATGAGAGTAATGAGGATCAGGATGAGGGCAACACTAGTAGCGAGGAGCAGGAGGCCAACCAGCAGGACAACAAGATCGAGCAGAGCTCTGCGGCGGGCGCAGCTGCTGTGACGTCGACAACAACCGCCAAAACCACGACAACCACTGTGCGGACGACAACAACCACTGTAAGGCCCAAGTCAAAGAAGTCCTTTGGCTATCTCCATCGCAGCCTTCCCGAACGACAGTGGACTGGTCCCGATAATGGTGTGCTGGTCACGACGCGCATCAGCAGCAgcgtcagcagcagcagcagcagcggcagtgGCAACACCAACGATGACCCCACAGCAACATCAACTCCCAAACCCAGAACAACAACCACACAAACACCGAACCTATTCCAATTGTATACACACGAACTACGCAAACAAATCGAATACTATTTACACATGCTACAGACACAACAACATGCTACCAAATTGCAACCagaacaacagcaacagcagtcACAACAACAACAGTCGATAGTTGAAATCCCTTTGGTACAAAAACGCCTTACAAATTATAGTGtaaccagcagcagcagcagcagcagcaacaacaacgggGCAAAACAACAGCCGCCGAACAAGGATGAGAACCAgagacagcagcagcagcagcagcagcaacatctccaggagcagcagcaactccaGGATGGGCTGCCCGATGAGGAGAACGAGGCGACTGCCGGCATTCAGAGCAATGAAGCGATTGAGCGGCAAAAACGTAAGTTCCCCACACCACCCACAGCGGCAACCAGTGCTGCACAGACATCAGCAACATCGGCAGCATCGGCAACACCCACACCAGCAACATCAGCGACATCAGCAACACCCGCCAAATCGATAACAACTTCATCATTTCTCGATGCGTACTTTAAAAAACTGCAAGCCTTGCATGATGGTGGATCGGCAACCACCAGCACAACCACCTCCGTATCGTCATCAGTCAGCTCGGCAACATCCAgcaagcagcagcagcatacacaacagcagcagccagaTGGCAGCGCCTTTCTGAAACGTACGCCCAATCGGAGTAGTATTAAGGCATACAAACCTAGTAGTAGCAGTAGTAGTAACAGCAGTAGTCagccacaacagcaacaatatGCGACAAACTATATTGGCGACACCACAAACAATCTGCCAGCGGTGTTGGACAACAGTAACAGTGCGTCAAGCACCACGGAAACCGCCAAGAAAcccaaaatcaaaacacagaAACTAATACGCCGAACACGAGTCATGTAA
- the sona gene encoding A disintegrin and metalloproteinase with thrombospondin motifs like isoform X2: MSSTLVLITALLLASTICQALPDLHKQMSPEQLQSVFHVDTHDAVPHYELVQLLHHENHNYNHQRRRRSIGERVKVNAAPPPHHVKKDLSKNAYYSELKHEAMSSGGNHLFGPEVSAIKSHNVSFSAFGQHLNLSLRATQGLFKGAPHQLRMWTVGSEPNATHGLDLQEIAHEEHHRNDVGEVFQDEKNMAAILMRRHMETGDLIMEGSIGHDLVIKPLPHELSPNPEESHHIIYKREASAAEDQLSDFAFMEPDDLLASEKLERLQRRQRRSRRSAPSSPDFEDLNDEDEGALETEPQVSESRTRSRRQAPYIIYPEVLVIVDYDGYRLHGGDNLQVKRYFISFWNGVDLRYRLLKGPRIRISIAGIIISRGRDATPYLERNRVGRDAIDSAAALTDMGKYLFRERRLPVYDIAVAITKYDMCRRRKGGRCTKGTAGFAYVGGACVVNKRLEKVNSVAIIEDTGGFSGIIVAAHEVGHLLGAVHDGSPPPSYLGGPGAQRCRWEDGYIMSDLRHTERGFRWSACTVQSFHHFLNGDTATCLHNAPHEDSALGRSLPGTLLSLDAQCRRDRGTYACFKDERVCAQLFCFDAQTGYCVAYRPAAEGSACGNGYHCLDGRCTPLPSNIIPDYGHNYRLVYNQINNKKDSAEDIENSSEETESQEDENESNEDQDEGNTSSEEQEANQQDNKIEQSSAAGAAAVTSTTTAKTTTTTVRTTTTTVRPKSKKSFGYLHRSLPERQWTGPDNGVLVTTRISSSVSSSSSSGSGNTNDDPTATSTPKPRTTTTQTPNLFQLYTHELRKQIEYYLHMLQTQQHATKLQPEQQQQQSQQQQSIVEIPLVQKRLTNYSVTSSSSSSSNNNGAKQQPPNKDENQRQQQQQQQQHLQEQQQLQDGLPDEENEATAGIQSNEAIERQKRKFPTPPTAATSAAQTSATSAASATPTPATSATSATPAKSITTSSFLDAYFKKLQALHDGGSATTSTTTSVSSSVSSATSSKQQQHTQQQQPDGSAFLKRTPNRSSIKAYKPSSSSSSNSSSQPQQQQYATNYIGDTTNNLPAVLDNSNSASSTTETAKKPKIKTQKLIRRTRVM; this comes from the exons TTGCACAAACAAATGTCGCCGGAGCAGCTGCAGTCAGTCTTCCACGTGGACACCCACGATGCAGTGCCGCACTATGAGCTCGTTCAGCTGTTGCACCATGAAAACCACAACTACAACCaccagcggcggcggcggagcATCGGCGAGAGGGTAAAGGTCAACGCCGCACCGCCGCCCCACCACGTGAAAAAGGATCTCAGCAAGAATGCCTACTACAGCGAGCTGAAGCACGAGGCCATGTCCTCGGGCGGCAATCACCTGTTCGGACCGGAAGTGAGTGCCATCAAGTCGCACAACGTGTCCTTCAGCGCCTTCGGCCAGCACCTGAACCTCAGCCTGCGCGCCACCCAAGGACTCTTCAAAGGCGCGCCCCATCAGTTGCGCATGTGGACGGTGGGCAGCGAGCCCAACGCCACCCACGGACTGGACCTCCAGGAAATCGCCCACGAAGAG CATCACAGGAACGACGTGGGGGAAGTCTTTCAGGATGAGAAGAATATGGCTGCGATCTTGATGCGGCGCCACATGGAAACTGGCGACCTGATAATG GAGGGTAGTATCGGTCATGATCTGGTGATTAAGCCCCTGCCACACGAACTGAGTCCCAATCCCGAGGAGTCCCACCACATCATCTACAAACGGGAGGCCTCCGCTGCAGAAGACCAACTGAGTGACTTTG CCTTCATGGAACCTGATGATCTGCTGGCCAGCGAAAAGCTCGAGAGGTTGCAGCGCCGTCAGCGTCGCAGTCGACGCAGTGCGCCCAGTAGTCCCGACTTCGAGGATCTCAACGACGAGGACGAAGGAGCCCTGGAGACGGAACCCCAAGTCTCGGAATCCCGGACTCGATCCCGCCGCCAGGCCCCGTACATCATCTATCCCGAGGTCTTGGTTATCGTCGATTACGATGGCTATCGGCTGCATGGCGGCGATAATTTGCAG GTTAAGCGATACTTCATCTCGTTCTGGAACGGAGTGGATCTGCGCTATCGCCTGCTTAAGGGTCCAAGAATACGTATCAGCATTGCCGGCATTATCATTTCGAGG GGTCGTGATGCTACTCCCTATCTGGAACGTAATCGAGTGGGTCGGGATGCCATCGATTCGGCTGCTGCTCTCACGGACATGGGAAAATATCTGTTCCGCGAACGAAGACTGCCGGTCTACGATATTGCCGTTGCCATAACCAA GTATGATATGTGTCGCAGGCGTAAAGGAGGTCGTTGCACCAAGGGCACAGCGG GCTTCGCTTACGTCGGTGGCGCATGCGTGGTGAACAAGCGACTGGAAAAGGTGAACAGCGTGGCCATCATCGAAGATACCGGCGGTTTCAGCGGCATTATCGTGGCTGCCCATGAGGTCGGACATCT GTTGGGAGCGGTGCATGACGGTTCGCCACCGCCCAGTTACTTGGGTGGACCAGGAGCCCAGCGGTGTCGCTGGGAGGATGGCTACATCATGTCCGATCTGCGTCACACGGAGCGGGGTTTCAGATGGTCCGCCTGCACGGTGCAGAGCTTCCACCACTTCCTGAA TGGAGATACGGCCACCTGCCTGCACAATGCCCCGCACGAGGACAGCGCCCTGGGTAGATCCTTGCCGGGAACCCTGCTCTCGCTAGACGCCCAGTGCCGCAGGGATCGGGGAACATATGCCTGTTTCAAAGACGAGCGAGTGTGTGCCCAGCTCTTCTGCTTCGACGCCCAGACGGGATACTGCGTGGCCTACAGACCTGCGGCAGAGGGTTCGGCCTGCGGTAATGGATAC CACTGTCTGGATGGTCGATGCACACCACTGCCCTCGAATATCATTCCCGATTACGGACACAACTATCGTTTGGTCTACAA TCAAATCAACAACAAGAAAGATTCTGCTGAGGATATTGAGAATAGTAGCGAGGAGACCGAGTCCCAGGAGGACGAGAATGAGAGTAATGAGGATCAGGATGAGGGCAACACTAGTAGCGAGGAGCAGGAGGCCAACCAGCAGGACAACAAGATCGAGCAGAGCTCTGCGGCGGGCGCAGCTGCTGTGACGTCGACAACAACCGCCAAAACCACGACAACCACTGTGCGGACGACAACAACCACTGTAAGGCCCAAGTCAAAGAAGTCCTTTGGCTATCTCCATCGCAGCCTTCCCGAACGACAGTGGACTGGTCCCGATAATGGTGTGCTGGTCACGACGCGCATCAGCAGCAgcgtcagcagcagcagcagcagcggcagtgGCAACACCAACGATGACCCCACAGCAACATCAACTCCCAAACCCAGAACAACAACCACACAAACACCGAACCTATTCCAATTGTATACACACGAACTACGCAAACAAATCGAATACTATTTACACATGCTACAGACACAACAACATGCTACCAAATTGCAACCagaacaacagcaacagcagtcACAACAACAACAGTCGATAGTTGAAATCCCTTTGGTACAAAAACGCCTTACAAATTATAGTGtaaccagcagcagcagcagcagcagcaacaacaacgggGCAAAACAACAGCCGCCGAACAAGGATGAGAACCAgagacagcagcagcagcagcagcagcaacatctccaggagcagcagcaactccaGGATGGGCTGCCCGATGAGGAGAACGAGGCGACTGCCGGCATTCAGAGCAATGAAGCGATTGAGCGGCAAAAACGTAAGTTCCCCACACCACCCACAGCGGCAACCAGTGCTGCACAGACATCAGCAACATCGGCAGCATCGGCAACACCCACACCAGCAACATCAGCGACATCAGCAACACCCGCCAAATCGATAACAACTTCATCATTTCTCGATGCGTACTTTAAAAAACTGCAAGCCTTGCATGATGGTGGATCGGCAACCACCAGCACAACCACCTCCGTATCGTCATCAGTCAGCTCGGCAACATCCAgcaagcagcagcagcatacacaacagcagcagccagaTGGCAGCGCCTTTCTGAAACGTACGCCCAATCGGAGTAGTATTAAGGCATACAAACCTAGTAGTAGCAGTAGTAGTAACAGCAGTAGTCagccacaacagcaacaatatGCGACAAACTATATTGGCGACACCACAAACAATCTGCCAGCGGTGTTGGACAACAGTAACAGTGCGTCAAGCACCACGGAAACCGCCAAGAAAcccaaaatcaaaacacagaAACTAATACGCCGAACACGAGTCATGTAA
- the sona gene encoding A disintegrin and metalloproteinase with thrombospondin motifs like isoform X7 — protein MSSTLVLITALLLASTICQALPDLHKQMSPEQLQSVFHVDTHDAVPHYELVQLLHHENHNYNHQRRRRSIGERVKVNAAPPPHHVKKDLSKNAYYSELKHEAMSSGGNHLFGPEVSAIKSHNVSFSAFGQHLNLSLRATQGLFKGAPHQLRMWTVGSEPNATHGLDLQEIAHEEHHRNDVGEVFQDEKNMAAILMRRHMETGDLIMEGSIGHDLVIKPLPHELSPNPEESHHIIYKREASAAEDQLSDFAFMEPDDLLASEKLERLQRRQRRSRRSAPSSPDFEDLNDEDEGALETEPQVSESRTRSRRQAPYIIYPEVLVIVDYDGYRLHGGDNLQVKRYFISFWNGVDLRYRLLKGPRIRISIAGIIISRGRDATPYLERNRVGRDAIDSAAALTDMGKYLFRERRLPVYDIAVAITKLDMCRRTSAYGECNRGTAGFAYVGGACVVNKRLEKVNSVAIIEDTGGFSGIIVAAHEVGHLLGAVHDGSPPPSYLGGPGAQRCRWEDGYIMSDLRHTERGFRWSACTVQSFHHFLNGDTATCLHNAPHEDSALGRSLPGTLLSLDAQCRRDRGTYACFKDERVCAQLFCFDAQTGYCVAYRPAAEGSACGNGYHCLDGRCTPLPSNIIPDYGHNYRLVYNSSSSSNNNGAKQQPPNKDENQRQQQQQQQQHLQEQQQLQDGLPDEENEATAGIQSNEAIERQKRKFPTPPTAATSAAQTSATSAASATPTPATSATSATPAKSITTSSFLDAYFKKLQALHDGGSATTSTTTSVSSSVSSATSSKQQQHTQQQQPDGSAFLKRTPNRSSIKAYKPSSSSSSNSSSQPQQQQYATNYIGDTTNNLPAVLDNSNSASSTTETAKKPKIKTQKLIRRTRVM, from the exons TTGCACAAACAAATGTCGCCGGAGCAGCTGCAGTCAGTCTTCCACGTGGACACCCACGATGCAGTGCCGCACTATGAGCTCGTTCAGCTGTTGCACCATGAAAACCACAACTACAACCaccagcggcggcggcggagcATCGGCGAGAGGGTAAAGGTCAACGCCGCACCGCCGCCCCACCACGTGAAAAAGGATCTCAGCAAGAATGCCTACTACAGCGAGCTGAAGCACGAGGCCATGTCCTCGGGCGGCAATCACCTGTTCGGACCGGAAGTGAGTGCCATCAAGTCGCACAACGTGTCCTTCAGCGCCTTCGGCCAGCACCTGAACCTCAGCCTGCGCGCCACCCAAGGACTCTTCAAAGGCGCGCCCCATCAGTTGCGCATGTGGACGGTGGGCAGCGAGCCCAACGCCACCCACGGACTGGACCTCCAGGAAATCGCCCACGAAGAG CATCACAGGAACGACGTGGGGGAAGTCTTTCAGGATGAGAAGAATATGGCTGCGATCTTGATGCGGCGCCACATGGAAACTGGCGACCTGATAATG GAGGGTAGTATCGGTCATGATCTGGTGATTAAGCCCCTGCCACACGAACTGAGTCCCAATCCCGAGGAGTCCCACCACATCATCTACAAACGGGAGGCCTCCGCTGCAGAAGACCAACTGAGTGACTTTG CCTTCATGGAACCTGATGATCTGCTGGCCAGCGAAAAGCTCGAGAGGTTGCAGCGCCGTCAGCGTCGCAGTCGACGCAGTGCGCCCAGTAGTCCCGACTTCGAGGATCTCAACGACGAGGACGAAGGAGCCCTGGAGACGGAACCCCAAGTCTCGGAATCCCGGACTCGATCCCGCCGCCAGGCCCCGTACATCATCTATCCCGAGGTCTTGGTTATCGTCGATTACGATGGCTATCGGCTGCATGGCGGCGATAATTTGCAG GTTAAGCGATACTTCATCTCGTTCTGGAACGGAGTGGATCTGCGCTATCGCCTGCTTAAGGGTCCAAGAATACGTATCAGCATTGCCGGCATTATCATTTCGAGG GGTCGTGATGCTACTCCCTATCTGGAACGTAATCGAGTGGGTCGGGATGCCATCGATTCGGCTGCTGCTCTCACGGACATGGGAAAATATCTGTTCCGCGAACGAAGACTGCCGGTCTACGATATTGCCGTTGCCATAACCAA ACTCGATATGTGCCGTCGCACCTCCGCTTATGGTGAATGTAATCGCGGTACCGCAG GCTTCGCTTACGTCGGTGGCGCATGCGTGGTGAACAAGCGACTGGAAAAGGTGAACAGCGTGGCCATCATCGAAGATACCGGCGGTTTCAGCGGCATTATCGTGGCTGCCCATGAGGTCGGACATCT GTTGGGAGCGGTGCATGACGGTTCGCCACCGCCCAGTTACTTGGGTGGACCAGGAGCCCAGCGGTGTCGCTGGGAGGATGGCTACATCATGTCCGATCTGCGTCACACGGAGCGGGGTTTCAGATGGTCCGCCTGCACGGTGCAGAGCTTCCACCACTTCCTGAA TGGAGATACGGCCACCTGCCTGCACAATGCCCCGCACGAGGACAGCGCCCTGGGTAGATCCTTGCCGGGAACCCTGCTCTCGCTAGACGCCCAGTGCCGCAGGGATCGGGGAACATATGCCTGTTTCAAAGACGAGCGAGTGTGTGCCCAGCTCTTCTGCTTCGACGCCCAGACGGGATACTGCGTGGCCTACAGACCTGCGGCAGAGGGTTCGGCCTGCGGTAATGGATAC CACTGTCTGGATGGTCGATGCACACCACTGCCCTCGAATATCATTCCCGATTACGGACACAACTATCGTTTGGTCTACAA cagcagcagcagcagcaacaacaacgggGCAAAACAACAGCCGCCGAACAAGGATGAGAACCAgagacagcagcagcagcagcagcagcaacatctccaggagcagcagcaactccaGGATGGGCTGCCCGATGAGGAGAACGAGGCGACTGCCGGCATTCAGAGCAATGAAGCGATTGAGCGGCAAAAACGTAAGTTCCCCACACCACCCACAGCGGCAACCAGTGCTGCACAGACATCAGCAACATCGGCAGCATCGGCAACACCCACACCAGCAACATCAGCGACATCAGCAACACCCGCCAAATCGATAACAACTTCATCATTTCTCGATGCGTACTTTAAAAAACTGCAAGCCTTGCATGATGGTGGATCGGCAACCACCAGCACAACCACCTCCGTATCGTCATCAGTCAGCTCGGCAACATCCAgcaagcagcagcagcatacacaacagcagcagccagaTGGCAGCGCCTTTCTGAAACGTACGCCCAATCGGAGTAGTATTAAGGCATACAAACCTAGTAGTAGCAGTAGTAGTAACAGCAGTAGTCagccacaacagcaacaatatGCGACAAACTATATTGGCGACACCACAAACAATCTGCCAGCGGTGTTGGACAACAGTAACAGTGCGTCAAGCACCACGGAAACCGCCAAGAAAcccaaaatcaaaacacagaAACTAATACGCCGAACACGAGTCATGTAA